Proteins encoded together in one Orbaceae bacterium lpD01 window:
- a CDS encoding dihydrodipicolinate synthase family protein — protein sequence MMKKMDEKRTWQGAICPAITPFTSANKIDFKGLEQHYKRLTEAKLDGILLMGTIGEFANLNIDERLSLIKQAKQMTSLPMIAHVSSTVVSDILKLADQAYTAGYGAVMVLPPYYYGQTPDQLISYFEYLDSQFAGQWFIYNFPARTGCDVDVNIVKQLAKSCPGFIGIKDTVDCASHTRLITLETQKMRADFSVFAGFDEYFVNNLMNGGAGVLSGLTNIVPELFVNIQKAFKANDLRKISELHKQISALSEIYLVGQDFVSTIKTVVSKQFGYMKPGSRNFNGKLDSKQLKQIETILSSYRT from the coding sequence ATGATGAAGAAAATGGATGAAAAAAGAACATGGCAAGGCGCGATTTGCCCAGCTATAACCCCTTTTACTAGCGCAAATAAGATCGATTTTAAAGGATTAGAGCAACATTATAAAAGACTGACGGAGGCTAAACTTGATGGCATTTTATTAATGGGTACCATTGGTGAATTTGCTAATTTAAATATTGATGAACGGTTAAGCTTAATCAAGCAAGCTAAGCAAATGACATCATTACCTATGATTGCACATGTCTCAAGTACCGTTGTCAGTGATATTTTAAAGCTGGCTGATCAAGCTTATACCGCTGGTTATGGTGCAGTGATGGTATTACCGCCTTATTACTATGGACAAACACCTGACCAATTAATTAGCTACTTTGAGTATTTAGATAGCCAATTTGCCGGTCAATGGTTTATCTATAATTTTCCAGCTCGAACCGGTTGTGATGTTGATGTGAATATTGTCAAACAGCTAGCCAAAAGTTGTCCAGGTTTCATTGGTATAAAGGATACTGTTGATTGTGCTTCTCATACTCGTCTTATTACGCTTGAAACACAAAAAATGCGTGCTGATTTTAGTGTCTTTGCTGGATTTGATGAGTATTTCGTCAATAACTTGATGAATGGGGGAGCGGGTGTGTTATCTGGTTTGACCAATATTGTCCCTGAGCTTTTTGTTAATATCCAAAAGGCTTTTAAAGCAAATGATTTACGTAAAATCAGTGAACTGCATAAGCAGATTTCGGCACTTTCTGAGATTTATTTAGTGGGTCAAGATTTTGTTTCAACCATTAAAACGGTGGTATCAAAACAGTTTGGTTATATGAAACCCGGCTCGCGTAATTTTAATGGCAAGCTGGATAGTAAACAACTTAAGCAAATAGAAACGATTCTATCATCTTATCGAACTTAA
- the mobA gene encoding molybdenum cofactor guanylyltransferase MobA, with protein sequence MIKKPITAIIMAGGQSLRMAGKDKGLLMLKDKPMFRYLIERLISQVDELMLNANRHQDDYAQAGYRVFTDLIAGYQGPLAGIYSGLFYAKYDWVIFVSCDTPFIPNDLVQKLMQGLGNHKAAYVNDGQRDHPTLLLINKQLQPVLKQYLDEGNRKLQFFLDTVDAVAVDFSDDNDCFININTPEELIYWNQR encoded by the coding sequence ATGATAAAAAAACCAATTACTGCAATTATTATGGCAGGTGGTCAAAGTCTTAGAATGGCAGGGAAAGACAAAGGTTTATTAATGTTAAAAGATAAACCCATGTTTAGATATCTGATTGAACGTTTAATCTCACAAGTTGATGAATTAATGCTCAATGCTAATCGTCATCAGGATGATTATGCACAAGCGGGCTATCGTGTTTTTACTGATCTTATTGCTGGTTATCAAGGACCTTTGGCTGGTATTTATAGTGGATTATTTTATGCTAAATATGATTGGGTTATTTTTGTTAGTTGTGATACCCCTTTTATTCCAAATGATTTAGTCCAGAAGCTAATGCAAGGATTAGGTAACCATAAAGCGGCTTATGTTAATGATGGTCAAAGAGATCATCCAACGTTATTATTAATCAATAAACAGTTACAACCAGTATTAAAGCAGTATTTAGATGAGGGTAATCGTAAATTACAGTTTTTTTTAGATACTGTTGATGCGGTCGCGGTAGATTTTAGCGATGATAATGACTGTTTCATTAATATTAACACGCCAGAAGAACTTATTTATTGGAATCAGCGATGA
- the metA gene encoding homoserine O-succinyltransferase, giving the protein MPIRIPDALPAANVLRDENIFIMPNSRASRQEIRPLKVLLLNLMPKKIETENQFLRLLSNSPLQVDIQLLRIDQRESKNTPTEHLNSFYRDFNEIKQENFDGLIITGAPLGKVSFEDVLYWPELKQVIEWAKEHVTSTLFVCWAVQAALNILYNIPKLTRRKKLSGVYQHDRYNPNALLTRGFDDTFLAPHSRYADFPIDIIEQQTDLLILAGSQTTGAYLMATPDRRMAFVTGHPEYDSFTLANEYFRDIHAGIETEMPENYFPANDSTKTASSTWRSHAYLLFSNWLNYYVYQLTPFDLNTRDLTVDD; this is encoded by the coding sequence ATGCCTATTCGTATTCCTGATGCGCTACCGGCAGCTAATGTACTGCGTGATGAAAATATTTTCATTATGCCAAACAGCCGAGCAAGTCGACAGGAAATAAGACCGCTAAAAGTCTTACTACTTAACTTAATGCCGAAAAAAATAGAGACAGAAAATCAATTTTTACGTCTATTATCTAATTCTCCCTTACAGGTTGATATTCAGCTATTACGTATTGACCAACGCGAATCAAAAAATACCCCAACAGAGCACCTTAATAGTTTTTATCGTGATTTTAATGAGATTAAGCAGGAAAACTTCGATGGTTTAATTATTACTGGTGCACCGTTAGGTAAGGTTTCATTTGAAGATGTGCTGTACTGGCCCGAGCTAAAACAAGTTATAGAGTGGGCAAAAGAACATGTGACGTCAACATTATTTGTCTGCTGGGCGGTACAAGCGGCACTCAATATTCTATATAATATACCTAAATTAACCCGGCGAAAAAAACTTTCCGGTGTTTATCAACATGATAGATATAATCCTAATGCACTGTTAACCCGTGGTTTTGATGATACGTTTTTAGCGCCCCATTCACGTTACGCTGACTTTCCAATTGACATTATTGAGCAGCAAACCGATCTGCTTATTTTAGCCGGTTCACAAACAACTGGTGCTTATTTAATGGCAACGCCAGACCGACGTATGGCTTTTGTTACCGGCCATCCAGAGTATGACTCCTTTACCTTAGCGAATGAGTATTTTCGGGATATTCATGCTGGAATTGAGACAGAGATGCCTGAAAACTATTTCCCAGCCAATGATTCAACTAAAACGGCGAGTTCAACTTGGCGAAGCCACGCTTATCTTCTATTTAGTAACTGGCTGAACTATTATGTTTATCAACTCACACCTTTTGATCTAAATACACGTGACCTCACGGTAGATGATTAA
- a CDS encoding MFS transporter, whose protein sequence is MSVKDCFADPVLNSAIKKTWRRLMPFMFIMYFVAFIDRVNIGFAKQAFAADINLSDSAYALGAGIFFASYAICGVPANLMMNKLGAKRWLGATTIVWGALSALTGFVSNEIEFIILRFLLGMAEACFYPGILLLAAIFFPNKIRGAAIGIFVLGVPLALTLGSPLSGALLELHGLFGKPGWFWMFVIEGIPAVILGLICFFYLDDTPAQARFLTQQERAALVNQLVSEQKKVETSSVSSALKNLKVWHLALIYGTIQIGVYGLIFFLPSQVAGIMGTTVGFKASLVSAIPWAISALGVYFIPRYTDKHTNKRVSISILCMVAAAFGLALSAYASPVIAIIALCLCATGFLAVQPIFWTFPPQLLSGCGLAAGIGFITTIGAVCSFLAPNIRVYADQYLGQAIDGAGLVVLSLFTIICALLIAMLGKTYNRLSE, encoded by the coding sequence ATGTCTGTTAAAGATTGTTTTGCCGATCCAGTATTAAATTCAGCAATCAAAAAGACTTGGCGAAGGCTCATGCCATTTATGTTTATTATGTACTTTGTCGCTTTTATCGATCGCGTCAATATCGGTTTTGCTAAACAAGCATTTGCAGCCGATATTAATCTTAGTGATAGCGCCTATGCACTTGGCGCTGGCATTTTCTTCGCCTCATATGCAATATGTGGAGTGCCTGCCAATTTAATGATGAATAAATTAGGTGCAAAACGTTGGCTTGGTGCAACGACTATTGTTTGGGGGGCACTTTCGGCATTAACTGGCTTTGTCAGTAATGAAATCGAATTTATTATCTTACGCTTTTTACTGGGTATGGCAGAAGCCTGTTTCTATCCTGGTATCTTATTATTGGCGGCTATTTTCTTTCCAAATAAAATTCGTGGCGCGGCGATCGGTATTTTTGTATTAGGGGTACCACTGGCTCTCACATTGGGTTCACCTCTTTCTGGCGCATTATTAGAGTTACATGGTTTATTCGGAAAACCTGGTTGGTTTTGGATGTTTGTCATTGAAGGAATACCGGCGGTTATTTTAGGCTTAATCTGTTTCTTTTATTTAGATGATACGCCGGCTCAAGCGCGTTTTCTCACACAACAAGAAAGAGCGGCATTAGTCAATCAACTGGTCTCTGAGCAAAAAAAAGTAGAGACCAGCAGTGTTTCTAGCGCACTAAAAAATCTTAAAGTTTGGCATCTTGCTTTAATCTATGGCACGATTCAAATCGGTGTTTATGGTCTTATTTTTTTCTTACCCTCACAAGTTGCCGGCATTATGGGTACCACCGTTGGATTTAAAGCTTCTTTAGTTTCTGCTATTCCTTGGGCTATTTCTGCCTTGGGTGTCTATTTTATTCCTCGTTATACGGATAAGCATACCAATAAAAGAGTCAGTATCTCTATTTTATGTATGGTTGCTGCCGCTTTCGGTTTAGCGCTCTCAGCTTATGCTAGCCCAGTGATTGCCATCATTGCTTTATGTCTTTGCGCAACGGGTTTTTTGGCGGTGCAGCCTATCTTTTGGACCTTTCCTCCGCAACTATTATCTGGTTGTGGACTTGCTGCGGGTATCGGTTTTATTACCACTATTGGCGCTGTTTGCAGCTTCCTTGCGCCAAATATTCGGGTCTATGCCGATCAGTATTTAGGCCAAGCTATTGATGGTGCTGGTTTGGTTGTTTTATCTCTATTTACGATCATCTGCGCACTGCTGATTGCGATGCTGGGCAAAACATATAATCGATTATCAGAATAA
- the mobB gene encoding molybdopterin-guanine dinucleotide biosynthesis protein B produces MKVLAVCGYSGSGKTTLLTRLLPQLKAHQIRIGVIKHAHHEIEIDKPGKDSYQLRQAGAEQTILASDKRWALMVETPNQSSIDIKQLIAQFTDIDLVFIEGFKDESIDKLIVHRQANQKPLFMDDHTLAVIADCAINTELPVFALNDIVSIKQFILSWLTNS; encoded by the coding sequence ATGAAAGTCTTAGCAGTATGTGGCTATAGTGGTTCAGGCAAAACAACATTATTAACAAGATTGCTACCACAGCTAAAAGCACACCAAATACGGATCGGGGTTATTAAGCATGCCCATCATGAAATAGAGATCGATAAACCTGGTAAAGATAGTTATCAGTTACGTCAAGCTGGTGCAGAACAAACCATTTTAGCTAGCGATAAGCGCTGGGCATTGATGGTTGAGACGCCGAATCAATCTTCTATCGATATTAAGCAGTTAATCGCGCAATTTACCGATATTGATTTAGTTTTTATTGAGGGGTTTAAAGATGAATCTATTGATAAACTGATTGTTCATCGCCAAGCTAATCAAAAACCCTTATTTATGGATGATCATACTTTAGCGGTTATTGCTGATTGTGCCATTAACACTGAATTACCGGTTTTTGCTCTGAATGATATCGTGTCTATTAAACAGTTTATTCTTAGCTGGCTGACAAACAGTTAA
- a CDS encoding UxaA family hydrolase has protein sequence MQKILLIDQQDNLMVALKDLHQGETVTYEGSSYTLQTDVPAKHKFTMSAIHQGEILYLYGLPVAKATQSIAKGEIITTQNVKHYAAEVNLDDHEYAWTPPDVSKWKDRTFQGIVREDGRVATANYWLIIPLVFCQNRNALKLQEALAKPLGYSQTSYDTITRNLLGCHSTNVKDEQVSRPFPHLDGIRALTVNSGCGGTANDAESLCKILAAYADHPNVAGMTVFALGCEKSQVNIFDAELKQRNPHFNKPYLFFRQQEWQNEEEMMTLAIKQTFEKLTIANQVKREPVPLSKLKLGVKCGGSDGFSGISANPTMGIVSDIVVSLGGASALAEFPELCGAEGDMVMRCIQPKDKTHFIQLMQQYEAQAKQCNASIADNPSPGNIKDGLITDAIKSIGAAKKGGHAPITAVCDYGEPMAESGLSLVCTPGNDVEAVTGQVAAGANIVIFSTGLGTPTGNPIVPVLKIATNTVVAEKLSSMIDFDCGAVIEGASLASVADQLLEQVIKTASHEYIVKSDRLEQFDFIFWKREVSL, from the coding sequence ATGCAAAAAATATTATTAATTGATCAACAAGATAACTTGATGGTTGCACTTAAAGATCTTCATCAAGGTGAAACAGTGACTTATGAAGGGAGTTCCTATACGTTACAAACTGATGTACCGGCTAAGCATAAATTTACGATGTCAGCGATTCATCAAGGTGAGATCTTGTATCTGTATGGATTACCGGTTGCCAAAGCAACTCAATCGATCGCTAAAGGGGAAATTATTACCACGCAGAATGTTAAACATTATGCTGCCGAGGTTAATCTTGATGATCACGAATATGCGTGGACGCCGCCGGATGTATCAAAATGGAAAGATCGGACTTTTCAGGGCATTGTCAGGGAAGATGGTCGGGTTGCGACAGCTAACTATTGGTTAATTATTCCTTTAGTTTTTTGTCAAAACCGTAATGCTTTAAAACTGCAAGAAGCGCTGGCCAAGCCGCTCGGTTATAGCCAAACTAGTTACGATACCATTACACGTAATCTACTTGGCTGTCACTCAACCAACGTGAAAGATGAACAAGTGTCACGACCGTTTCCCCATCTTGATGGTATCCGAGCCTTAACGGTGAATAGTGGCTGTGGCGGCACGGCAAATGATGCTGAGTCATTATGTAAAATTTTGGCCGCTTATGCCGATCATCCTAATGTCGCCGGGATGACGGTATTTGCATTAGGTTGTGAAAAATCACAGGTGAATATTTTTGATGCAGAATTAAAACAACGTAATCCTCATTTTAATAAACCTTATTTATTTTTCCGGCAGCAAGAGTGGCAAAATGAAGAAGAGATGATGACTTTAGCGATTAAACAGACCTTTGAGAAGTTAACGATTGCCAATCAGGTCAAGCGTGAGCCGGTACCTTTATCTAAACTTAAACTCGGCGTTAAATGTGGCGGCTCTGATGGCTTTTCTGGTATTTCTGCTAATCCGACGATGGGGATTGTCTCTGATATTGTGGTCAGTTTAGGTGGCGCATCAGCTTTGGCTGAGTTTCCGGAACTTTGTGGAGCTGAGGGCGACATGGTGATGCGCTGCATTCAACCAAAAGATAAAACTCATTTTATTCAGTTGATGCAGCAATATGAAGCGCAAGCAAAACAATGTAATGCCTCGATTGCCGATAATCCCAGCCCTGGCAATATTAAAGATGGTCTAATCACTGATGCGATTAAATCTATTGGTGCGGCAAAAAAAGGCGGCCATGCACCCATTACGGCTGTTTGTGATTATGGTGAACCTATGGCGGAATCAGGTTTATCGCTAGTCTGTACGCCAGGTAATGATGTGGAAGCGGTGACTGGTCAAGTTGCTGCTGGCGCTAATATTGTTATCTTCTCAACCGGTTTAGGGACGCCAACAGGGAATCCGATTGTGCCGGTATTAAAAATTGCCACAAATACCGTTGTGGCTGAAAAACTCAGTAGCATGATTGATTTTGATTGTGGCGCAGTGATTGAAGGGGCTTCTTTAGCCTCGGTCGCTGATCAGTTATTAGAACAAGTCATTAAAACAGCTAGTCATGAATATATTGTAAAATCAGATAGACTTGAACAATTTGATTTTATTTTCTGGAAACGTGAAGTGTCTTTATAA
- a CDS encoding ankyrin repeat domain-containing protein gives MVANGQDIEAKDQNSLGQTALGWAAFIGYEDIVDYLLSQHANLWATDRADVPSVLKSAALGKNLAVFKKIYSLMKDQVNLDDQTADTQGETLMIVAASNDRRDIVEYLLQSGANPNLVTTEQDKSNPAYDQDALTFACSRHLTDMAQLLIHHGAVNHRTGLAACD, from the coding sequence ATGGTAGCGAATGGACAAGATATCGAAGCTAAAGACCAAAATAGTCTAGGCCAAACGGCTTTAGGATGGGCAGCCTTTATCGGTTATGAAGATATTGTCGATTACTTACTATCGCAACATGCAAATCTATGGGCAACGGACAGAGCTGATGTGCCCAGTGTTTTAAAGTCAGCCGCGCTTGGTAAAAATCTCGCTGTTTTTAAAAAAATCTACTCACTAATGAAAGATCAGGTTAATCTGGATGATCAAACAGCAGATACACAAGGAGAAACACTGATGATTGTCGCAGCAAGTAATGATCGCCGTGATATTGTCGAATATTTATTACAATCAGGTGCCAATCCAAATTTAGTGACGACGGAGCAAGATAAAAGCAATCCCGCTTATGATCAAGATGCTTTAACCTTTGCTTGTTCACGTCATCTCACTGACATGGCACAATTACTTATTCATCATGGCGCAGTAAATCATCGAACAGGCTTGGCTGCTTGTGATTAA
- the fucO gene encoding lactaldehyde reductase: MSYRMVLNETSYFGADAINHIVDEVKKRGFKKALLVTDKDLIKFNVATKVTALLDKANLNYLIYDEVIPNPTIGIVQKGVELFKKSAADYLIAIGGGSPQDTAKAIGIIINNPEFADVRSLEGFAATKKPSVPTIAIPTTAGTAAEVTINYVITDEEKRRKFVCIDPHDIPAIAIIDPNMMASMPASLKAATGVDALTHAIEGYITKGAWELSDTLHLKAIEIIARSLRSSVKGDATGGADMALGQYIAGMGFSNVGLGLVHGMAHPLGAFYSTPHGVANAVLLPHVMAYNADYTGEKYRDIAKAMGVKESEKMNLEQARQAAINAVMALNKDVNIPARLRDIGVIESDIPALAQAALDDVCTSCNPREASLQDIEALYRAIY, from the coding sequence ATGAGTTATCGTATGGTATTAAATGAAACTTCCTATTTTGGTGCAGATGCAATAAACCATATTGTGGATGAAGTAAAAAAAAGAGGTTTTAAAAAAGCTCTACTTGTGACTGATAAGGATTTGATTAAATTTAACGTCGCGACCAAGGTGACCGCGTTACTGGATAAAGCGAACCTGAATTATCTAATTTATGATGAAGTCATTCCGAATCCAACAATTGGTATTGTACAAAAAGGCGTTGAACTCTTTAAAAAATCGGCTGCTGATTATTTAATTGCGATTGGTGGGGGATCACCACAAGATACGGCCAAAGCGATTGGGATTATTATCAATAATCCAGAGTTTGCTGATGTGCGTAGTTTAGAAGGGTTTGCCGCAACGAAAAAACCGTCGGTTCCAACGATTGCCATTCCAACAACAGCAGGTACCGCAGCTGAAGTGACAATTAACTATGTGATAACCGATGAGGAAAAACGACGTAAATTTGTCTGTATTGATCCGCATGATATTCCCGCTATTGCGATTATTGATCCTAATATGATGGCCAGCATGCCAGCTAGTTTAAAAGCCGCCACCGGTGTCGATGCGTTGACGCATGCGATTGAAGGTTATATTACCAAAGGGGCTTGGGAACTGAGTGATACCTTGCATTTAAAAGCGATTGAAATTATTGCCCGATCTTTGCGCAGCTCAGTTAAAGGTGATGCGACTGGCGGGGCTGATATGGCATTAGGTCAATATATTGCCGGTATGGGGTTTTCCAATGTCGGGCTTGGGCTGGTACATGGTATGGCACATCCTTTAGGGGCATTTTACAGTACCCCACACGGCGTAGCGAATGCCGTGTTATTACCACACGTAATGGCCTATAATGCCGACTATACCGGTGAAAAATATCGTGATATTGCCAAAGCAATGGGCGTGAAAGAGAGTGAAAAAATGAATCTTGAACAGGCTCGTCAGGCGGCGATTAATGCGGTAATGGCCTTAAATAAAGATGTTAATATTCCTGCTCGATTACGGGATATTGGTGTGATTGAATCTGATATTCCGGCATTAGCACAAGCGGCATTAGATGATGTGTGCACCAGTTGCAATCCTCGAGAAGCATCGCTACAGGATATTGAGGCGCTTTATCGCGCTATTTATTAA
- a CDS encoding IclR family transcriptional regulator, producing the protein MKTISTQVPAVDKAVRILHFLAQHDGATYSQIYQGLSLPQSSTSTLLASLVANGLLRQHEGKYFLGLMLYEFGSKSVEQFNLRELAAESLIYLRDKTHLACHLGVLDGNSAIYLAKLESPNAIMVKSWLGKRLSLHCSGLGKVLLAWLPEDKIDELLPDEQLPRHTNHTITTKTAFKKALAEVRKNGWAFDDGEDLEGITCIAVPVFDHSGNVVAAISSSGVAFQMPADKVKSFAQYAIEAATLLTQKIK; encoded by the coding sequence ATGAAAACGATCTCAACTCAAGTTCCTGCTGTCGATAAAGCAGTGCGCATTTTACATTTTTTAGCCCAGCATGATGGTGCGACATATAGTCAAATTTATCAGGGGCTCAGCTTACCGCAAAGTTCAACCTCTACGCTCTTGGCCAGTTTAGTTGCCAATGGATTATTGCGTCAGCATGAAGGGAAATACTTTTTGGGATTAATGTTATATGAGTTTGGTAGTAAATCAGTTGAGCAGTTTAATCTTCGTGAACTGGCTGCTGAATCGTTAATTTATTTACGCGATAAAACTCACTTAGCTTGTCATTTGGGTGTTTTAGATGGTAATTCAGCTATCTATTTAGCTAAATTAGAAAGTCCTAATGCTATCATGGTTAAAAGCTGGTTAGGAAAGCGTTTATCATTACACTGTTCTGGACTCGGTAAAGTGTTATTAGCCTGGCTCCCTGAAGATAAAATCGATGAACTGCTGCCCGATGAACAGTTACCTCGCCATACCAATCATACGATTACAACTAAAACCGCGTTTAAAAAAGCTTTAGCCGAAGTGAGAAAAAATGGCTGGGCATTTGATGATGGCGAAGATTTAGAAGGCATTACCTGTATTGCGGTACCTGTTTTTGATCACAGTGGCAACGTTGTTGCAGCGATTAGTTCTTCAGGTGTGGCTTTTCAAATGCCGGCCGATAAGGTCAAAAGCTTCGCTCAATACGCTATTGAAGCGGCTACCCTGTTAACGCAAAAAATAAAATAG